In the Harmonia axyridis chromosome 3, icHarAxyr1.1, whole genome shotgun sequence genome, one interval contains:
- the LOC123674895 gene encoding zinc finger CCHC-type and RNA-binding motif-containing protein 1-like codes for MSNSLCPSRSTVYISNLPYSLKNNDLHQLFEKYGKIVRVTVMKDKTHRGSKGVAFILFLKQEDAIQCVKGVNGSEMSGRTLKASIARDNNRTTEFIRRREYPDKTRCFECGEFGHLSYSCSKNLLGERQPPPKKVRKRKKKSIEEKEKECLNLSNDEDGLEDDSETLSAAIALEQEKIELEEYRMKVASGNYQEENRIDIPRKRIKKSAYFSDEEESN; via the exons ATGAGCAACAGTTTGTGCCCTAGTCGGAGTACTGTTTATATATCTAATTTACCTTACTCTTTGAAGAACAATGATCTTCACCAGCTGTTTGAGAAGTATGGAAAAATTGTGCG AGTAACTGTAATGAAGGACAAAACACATAGAGGAAGCAAAGGAGTAGCATTCATATTATTCTTGAAACAAGAGGATGCAATTCAATGTGTAAAGGGAGTTAATGGAAGtgag ATGTCTGGAAGAACGCTCAAAGCTAGTATAGCAAGAGATAATAATAGAACAACTGAATTTATAAGAAGAAGG GAATATCCAGATAAAACCAGATGCTTTGAGTGTGGAGAATTTGGTCATTTAAGCTACAGCTGCAGCAAAAATTTACTTGGAGAAAGGCAACCTCCTCCAAAAAAAGTgagaaaaaggaaaaagaaaagTATTGAAGAAAAGGAAAAGGAATGTTTAAATTTGAGTAATGATGAAGATGGATTAGAAGATGATAGTGAGACTTTGAGTGCAGCAATAGCGCTAGAG caaGAAAAAATTGAGCTGGAGGAATATAGGATGAAGGTGGCATCTGGGAATTATCAAGAAGAAAACAGAATCGACATACCAAGAAAAAGGATAAAGAAGAGTGCATACTTCAGTGATGAGGAAGAAAGTAATTGA